From the Palaemon carinicauda isolate YSFRI2023 chromosome 42, ASM3689809v2, whole genome shotgun sequence genome, one window contains:
- the LOC137633249 gene encoding uncharacterized protein — protein sequence MLRFLENSHLWWFYEIKVFMIGYRWKVNKVLLDFALRNFIQPVYVALDEDAVRSLNASFKRASPDRSSPEGEVPLQRLRNWSELNDGRRLGDIFSRCLYCKNGTSRILHISSWPVDTDLTWDVTWELKMISDEGRDLQGHLLRIVGTIYYPFTDMKPITEQPDSLMTLLDSLDKRTTGGFI from the exons ATGTTGAG ATTCTTGGAAAACTCGCACCTTTGGTGGTTCTACGAAATTAAGGTCTTCATGATCGGGTATCGTTGGAAAGTGAACAAAGTCCTTCTGGATTTCGCCCTCAGGAACTTCATCCAGCCCGTGTACGTGGCCCTTGACGAGGACGCCGTTCGATCGTTGAATGCTTCGTTTAAAAGGGCGTCTCCTGATAGGTCCTCTCCTGAAGGGGAGGTTCCGTTGCAAAGGTTGCGGAATTGGTCGGAATTGAACGACGGAA GGAGATTAGGTGATATATTCAGCAGATGTTTATATTGCAAGAATGGAACCAGTCGCATCCTTCACATTTCATCCTGGCCTGTGGACACAGATTTGACCTGGGATGTGACCTGGGAACTGAAAATGATCTCGG ATGAAGGGCGTGATCTCCAGGGGCACCTCCTGCGCATCGTAGGAACGATTTACTATCCTTTTACAGATATGAAACCAATCACGGAGCAACCAGACTCCCTCATGACTCTTCTCGACTCTCTAGATAAGAGGACTACTGGAGGTTTTATCTAA